The following coding sequences are from one Triticum aestivum cultivar Chinese Spring chromosome 5A, IWGSC CS RefSeq v2.1, whole genome shotgun sequence window:
- the LOC123107213 gene encoding classical arabinogalactan protein 9-like, translating to MARALLESAGGAAAAAAWGFLPPWLAALGMGVASVWAVSFAVFLCGRSSSRDDAPKKKPAPAATAPKATSSVSVAPAPKTSAPASVATVPMASRPASVAAAPKASTPVTVATAPKASTPASVAAAPMESRPASVAAAPMTSTPASVATAPMASRPESVATAAKARTPVSVATDATSRWPVSVATAPMASRPASVATAAKVSRPAIFAPTTVSSSRSGSTVVDTTGWYGAAYASGGCHGHGHGHCHGQGGGGGGGGGGGGGGGGCGGGGGGGGGGGGGCGGC from the coding sequence ATGGCGAGAGCGCTCCTGGAGtccgcgggcggcgcggcggcggcggcggcgtggggttTCCTGCCGCCGTGGCTCGCGGCGCTCGGCATGGGCGTGGCGTCGGTCTGGGCCGTCTCGTTCGCCGTGTTCCTCTGCGGCCGCAGCAGCTCGCGCGACGACGCCCCCAAGAAGAAGCCCGCCCCTGCTGCCACGGCCCCGAAGGCGACCAGCTCCGTGAGTGTCGCCCCGGCCCCGAAGACGAGCGCGCCCGCGAGTGTCGCCACGGTCCCGATGGCGAGCCGACCCGCGAGTGTCGCCGCGGCCCCGAAGGCGAGCACGCCCGTGACTGTGGCCACGGCACCGAAGGCGAGCACGCCCGCGAGTGTCGCCGCGGCCCCGATGGAGAGCCGGCCCGCGAGTGTCGCCGCGGCCCCGATGACGAGCACACCCGCGAGTGTCGCCACGGCTCCGATGGCGAGCCGACCCGAGAGTGTCGCCACGGCAGCGAAGGCGAGGACGCCCGTGAGTGTCGCCACGGACGCGACGTCGAGATGGCCCGTGAGTGTCGCCACGGCACCGATGGCGAGCCGACCCGCGAGTGTCGCCACGGCAGCGAAGGTGAGCAGGCCGGCGATCTTCGCGCCCACCACGGTGAGCTCGTCGAGGTCCGGGAGCACGGTGGTGGACACGACGGGGTGGTACGGAGCCGCGTACGCCTCCGGTGGATGCcatggccacggccacggccactgCCATGGGcaaggtggcggcggtggcggcggcggaggtggtggtggtggtggtggtggctgcggcggcggcggaggcggtggtggtggcggcggcggtggctgcggcggcTGCTAA
- the LOC123104105 gene encoding probable galacturonosyltransferase 4, giving the protein MAGAARGRRCRGAVLLLLVASVLAPLVLYGRSPVPYLPDSTVARGAFDRGDGSGSNLVWPQMAASEVSLAKDLTIERLGEHKNRVLSATDDWQAVEVARSHPSEKKIDTWEDPVSRDADQVVAVGNDSAQSTQDGMIKEVVSTDGRADGFRDPGDSRVAEEQDGQGMDEKELQDATELEHKDGSGASENNIAGTDTAGNLTSSLNKESIADTSSDQTTHASANADLATLVSSTDHSATSPDATIRIIKDQLIRAKTYLGVLASRGNHGTAKELRARMKDIQRALGGATDDGMLPQNVHGKIKAMEQTLGRIKRMHDGCSGAVNKLRTSLHSTEERLQSHRKDANYLAQLAAKSLPKGLHCLPLRLTNEYYSSNSNNKDFPNTEKLEDPQLHHYAVFSDNVLAAAVVVNSTLVHAKKPANHVFHIVTDRLNYAAMKMWFLANPLGEAAVQVQNIEEFTWLNSSYSPVLKQLESSSMIDYYFGSGKARPGENPKFRNPKYLSILNHLRFYLPEIFPKLNKVLFLDDDTVVQQDLSALWSIDLKGKVNGAVETCGESFHRFDKYLNFSNPLIASNFNPHACGWAYGMNMFDLSEWRKQNITDVYHTWQNLNEDRLLWKLGSLPAGLVTFWNRTFPLDRSWHLLGLGYNPNVNEKEIRRASVIHYNGNLKPWLEIGLSKYRKYWSRHVNYDQVFIRECNINP; this is encoded by the exons ATGGCGGGGGCCGCGCGGGGCCGGCGGTGCCGGGGCGCGGTGCTGCTGCTGCTCGTCGCGTCCGTGCTCGCGCCCCTCGTGCTCTACGGCCGCTCCCCCGTCCCGTACCTCCCGGACTCCACCG TGGCGAGGGGCGCGTTCGATCGGGGCGACGGGTCCGGCTCCAATCTGGTGTGGCCGCAAATGGCCGCGTCCGAGGTTTCTCTCGCCAAAG ATTTGACAATTGAGAGGCTAGGGGAGCACAAGAACCGGGTGCTGTCAGCGACTGACGACTGGCAAGCAGTTGAGGTAGCCAGGAGCCATCCATCAGAAAAGAAAATTGATACCTGGGAGGACCCTGTGTCGCGAGATGCTGATCAGGTGGTTGCTGTGGGAAATGACAGTGCTCAGTCTACACAGGATGGCATGATAAAGGAAGTTGTTAGCACCGACGGACGAGCAGATGGATTTCGTGATCCCGGCGATAGCAGGGTAGCTGAAGAGCAGGACGGACAAGGGATGGATGAAAAAGAGTTGCAGGATGCAACTGAGCTAGAGCACAAAGATGGATCTGGCGCATCTGAGAATAACATTGCTGGAACAGATACTGCTGGAAATCTGACATCGTCTTTGAATAAG GAAAGCATTGCTGATACATCATCTGATCAAACTACACATGCTAGTGCCAATGCTGATCTCGCCACATTAGTGAGTAGCACTGATCATTCCGCAACTTCCCCAGATGCTACAATCCGCATCATCAAGGATCAATTGATAAGAGCAAAGACATATCTTGGTGTTCTAGCTTCTAGAGGAAATCATGGTACCGCCAAGGAGTTACGTGCACGAATGAAGGATATCCAACGAGCACTTGGTGGTGCAACCGATGATGGGATGCTTCCTCAGAA TGTCCATGGCAAAATAAAAGCGATGGAGCAGACGCTGGGTAGGATCAAGAGAATGCATGATGGTTGCTCAGGTGCTGTGAACAAGCTCCGTACAAGCCTTCACTCAACAGAGGAGCGTCTTCAATCTCACAGAAAAGATGCCAACTATCTAGCTCAACTAGCAGCAAAATCTTTACCCAAAGGACTCCATTGTCTCCCATTGCGGCTTACAAATGAATATTATTCCAGCAACTCCAACAATAAGGATTTTCCAAATACGGAAAAGTTGGAAGACCCTCAACTCCATCACTATGCTGTTTTCTCAGATAATGTATTGGCTGCTGCAGTGGTTGTGAACTCCACTCTTGTTCATGCTAAG AAACCAGCAAACCATGTCTTCCACATTGTGACAGATAGGCTTAACTACGCTGCAATGAAGATGTGGTTCTTGGCTAATCCCTTGGGTGAAGCTGCGGTTCAGGTTCAGAACATTGAAGAGTTTACCTGGCTGAACTCAAGCTACAGCCCAGTTCTGAAGCAGTTGGAATCCAGTTCGATGATTGATTACTACTTCGGGAGTGGGAAGGCTAGGCCGGGTGAAAATCCCAAATTCCGGAACCCAAAATACCTGTCGATTCTCAATCATCTGAGGTTCTATCTCCCTGAGATATTCCCGAAGCTTAACAAGGTGTTATTTCTAGACGATGATACCGTGGTGCAGCAGGACCTAAGTGCGCTTTGGTCGATAGATCTCAAAGGCAAGGTCAATGGTGCTGTTGAGACCTGTGGAGAGAGCTTCCACAGGTTTGATAAATACCTCAACTTCTCCAATCCTCTAATTGCCAGCAATTTTAATCCACACGCTTGCGGTTGGGCATATGGCATGAACATGTTTGATTTGTCGGAGTGGAGAAAGCAAAACATCACCGACGTCTACCACACCTGGCAGAACCTG AATGAAGACAGGCTACTATGGAAGCTAGGCAGCCTCCCTGCAGGCCTTGTGACGTTCTGGAACCGCACTTTCCCCCTCGATCGCTCGTGGCATCTATTGGGGCTCGGGTACAACCCAAACGTGAACGAGAAGGAGATCAGGCGGGCATCCGTCATTCACTACAATGGGAACCTGAAACCCTGGCTTGAGATCGGACTGTCGAAATACCGAAAATACTGGTCGCGGCATGTCAATTACGATCAAGTGTTCATACGGGAGTGCAATATAAACCCCTGA